The Nocardia vinacea genome contains the following window.
TTTCTCGTTGCGTTCGACGATGGCGCGGGCGGTGATCATCTCGCAGACGTAGATCGAGGTGGGGCTGCCGAACTCGCGGCACAACTGCCGGAAGGCGACGTTGGTGATCCCGGCCATCGGGGCAAGCACGACCGGCGGATCGACCGGGTAGGCGCCGATCCGCAGTTGGGGCTTGGCCTCGATTACCGCAGTCATGTTTTCCAGTGTCTCAAATGCTGTTCAGCGACCTCGTCGAGCACAGCTCGAGGAGTGTGTGGAGGGGACGGTGGTTGTTCGGCCCAGGCCGCGATTCCGGTCATGGAAGTATTTCTCGCACGGGAATTCCGCAGTGATACTGCGGGATTCGTGAGGCGCGCGAATTCGGCGGCACGGTAAGAGCTTTCGGGCTACTCGCCGCGCAGCCTGCGGTGGTAGATCTCACGTACGGCCGGGTCAGGTTGTGTGAAAGCCTTTGTCGCACCGGTGAATTCGGCAATTACCAGCTGTGCGCGGTAGGGCAGCAGCTGTGCGGATTTGATGATGGCCGCGAGACGGCGTGGCACGGTCACCAGTGGTTTGTCCTGCTGTACCGATTTCACGATCGCCTGCGCGACATCCTCCGGATTTACCGTGGTCAGCGGCGTAATCCAGTTCGGCATATTGGCGCCGGCGGACAGTTCGGTGCGCACGATGCCCGGCAGCACCGCGCCGACGTGCACGCCGTGCTCCTTCATCTCCAGATGCAGCGCCGAGGTGAAACCGATCACCGCGTGCTTGGTCGCACAGTAGGTGGCCAGACCCGGAAAGCCCTGTGTGCCGGCCAAAGAGGCGATATTGATCAGGTGTCCGCTGCCGCGGTCCTTGA
Protein-coding sequences here:
- a CDS encoding SDR family oxidoreductase, giving the protein MSSTSKGDGALTGKVVAITGGARGIGRASAEAFLAAGAAVAIGDIDVELTAKTAAELGADPDAKIVGLPLNVTDKASFVAFLDSVDSELGPLDVLVNNAGIMPTGLFVDEDEAMTDRIIGINLNGVIHGSRLAVKRFKDRGSGHLINIASLAGTQGFPGLATYCATKHAVIGFTSALHLEMKEHGVHVGAVLPGIVRTELSAGANMPNWITPLTTVNPEDVAQAIVKSVQQDKPLVTVPRRLAAIIKSAQLLPYRAQLVIAEFTGATKAFTQPDPAVREIYHRRLRGE